Proteins encoded in a region of the Candidatus Obscuribacter sp. genome:
- a CDS encoding acyl-CoA dehydrogenase family protein: protein MLIHKLPEELLEYQKLARDFASRQMRKVSHGAESSDFPLELIKAAWESGLLNMSVPEEFGGLGLGALENCVIAEELAWGEAGIAGSIEGSEIAQCFVLTCGTKEQQAEFLSPLVDAPSLAGYGMDSGVKSSRLFYRKDGDEYFINGKHGAIVNGGVGEWYIVKAYEDRRETPGSDEGQGAYFIVPGSEDGLEFDGPLAKVGKKSQMIAPARFDEVLVPAGNMLGAPGQVQEIYNKVLVKIYPMIASGMVGIARSAMEHALKYAKERKTFGQMIGAYQGVSFMLADMAKDIEAARLLVYQAAQLADMQKPSIPVALCAKAFAQEMAMRVTTDAVQVFGGYGFSKEYPVEKLMRDAKVGQLTEGTSESIKVAMGRELVTSI from the coding sequence ATGCTCATCCATAAACTGCCCGAAGAACTTCTTGAGTACCAGAAGCTAGCGCGCGACTTTGCTTCTCGACAGATGAGAAAAGTCAGCCATGGGGCTGAATCTTCTGATTTTCCTCTGGAGCTTATCAAAGCGGCGTGGGAGTCGGGTCTGCTTAATATGTCAGTGCCAGAAGAGTTTGGTGGTCTGGGTTTAGGCGCGCTCGAAAATTGTGTAATTGCCGAAGAATTAGCCTGGGGCGAAGCTGGTATTGCCGGTAGTATTGAAGGCTCTGAAATTGCTCAGTGCTTTGTTTTGACATGTGGTACTAAGGAGCAGCAGGCTGAGTTTCTTAGCCCCCTTGTGGACGCCCCGTCTCTGGCTGGCTATGGCATGGACAGCGGTGTCAAAAGCAGTCGTTTGTTTTATCGCAAGGATGGCGATGAATACTTTATCAATGGCAAGCATGGTGCCATTGTTAATGGTGGCGTTGGTGAATGGTACATTGTCAAAGCCTACGAAGATCGTCGCGAAACACCCGGTAGCGATGAGGGGCAGGGGGCTTACTTTATCGTGCCCGGCAGCGAAGACGGCTTAGAATTTGACGGACCACTTGCTAAAGTGGGCAAGAAGTCTCAAATGATTGCTCCGGCGAGATTTGATGAGGTACTTGTACCAGCCGGCAATATGTTAGGTGCCCCGGGACAGGTACAAGAAATCTATAACAAGGTGCTGGTCAAAATTTATCCCATGATTGCCTCCGGTATGGTTGGCATCGCCCGCAGTGCCATGGAGCATGCACTCAAATATGCCAAGGAGCGCAAGACTTTTGGTCAAATGATTGGCGCCTATCAAGGGGTCTCATTTATGCTCGCTGATATGGCTAAAGACATCGAGGCCGCAAGGCTACTGGTTTATCAAGCCGCTCAGCTTGCGGACATGCAAAAGCCATCTATACCTGTGGCGCTCTGTGCCAAAGCCTTTGCTCAGGAAATGGCTATGAGAGTAACTACCGATGCCGTCCAGGTCTTTGGTGGCTATGGATTTAGCAAAGAATATCCTGTTGAAAAATTGATGAGAGACGCCAAGGTAGGTCAGTTGACCGAAGGCACCAGTGAATCAATTAAAGTGGCGATGGGTCGTGAGCTGGTGACATCTATTTGA
- a CDS encoding ribulose-phosphate 3-epimerase, which produces MSPLIAPSILSADFARLGEEVKRVEEAGVDWIHVDVMDGHFVPNLTIGAPVVKALHNVTKLPLDVHLMITDPDKYLQDFADAGASYITVHQEACTHLQRTLAQIRNLGKKAGVALNPATPEETLKYVLKDLDLVLVMSVNPGFGGQKFLTEAIAKVGRLRKMFNDAGLPDVHISVDGGINTETGAQVVEQGADVLVAGNSIYKASDINKAVQELKATDKKLADRPKATR; this is translated from the coding sequence GTGAGTCCACTAATTGCACCCTCTATTTTGTCGGCTGACTTCGCCCGCCTGGGCGAGGAAGTGAAGCGCGTCGAAGAAGCTGGTGTTGATTGGATCCATGTCGATGTAATGGATGGTCACTTTGTGCCCAATCTAACCATCGGAGCTCCCGTGGTCAAAGCCCTGCACAATGTCACCAAGCTGCCGCTAGACGTGCATTTGATGATTACAGATCCAGATAAATATCTGCAAGATTTTGCCGATGCTGGAGCTAGCTATATCACTGTGCATCAAGAAGCCTGCACCCATTTACAGCGCACGCTGGCACAAATCCGCAACCTGGGCAAAAAGGCTGGAGTCGCCCTTAACCCTGCCACGCCGGAAGAAACTCTCAAATATGTCCTCAAAGACCTGGACCTGGTCCTGGTCATGTCGGTCAATCCTGGTTTTGGCGGTCAAAAGTTTTTGACAGAAGCCATTGCCAAAGTTGGTCGACTACGCAAAATGTTTAACGACGCTGGTCTACCTGATGTACACATCAGTGTCGATGGTGGTATCAATACCGAAACTGGTGCCCAGGTGGTTGAGCAAGGAGCTGATGTCCTGGTAGCAGGCAACAGCATCTACAAAGCCAGTGACATCAACAAAGCTGTTCAGGAACTAAAAGCTACAGATAAAAAGCTGGCCGATAGGCCAAAAGCAACACGCTGA
- a CDS encoding MATE family efflux transporter, producing the protein MSSLIDEKEQQLSVDDVIVSGSTWAAIWHMSWPMLVQMLIVAAASFVDVWIAGKLGSDTQAAIGICNQIWFLMLLMTVALSSGCMALISRFWGARDYQSAVEAGRHSLIFGILFGIASTVLGLATAKPILAMSGATTAVQELGWQFLSVDLLSQLPFTIVWTAHSMFRAIGNSRVPMLNWVAMAIVIISLDFLLCLGPLHLGIAGIGWSWLGGGLVGTVLNLILLRQSDLRDSLDLTPTLLALLKGDKQEIERTRDWVYRILKIGLPTCFQDLAWIFGNFALIAIFAKTKNPTDVMAAWTIGFRLEEIICTLPLHAIGCSVGTIIGQNLGAQKPERAVKTGWQATMIGLAFEVPTAIAMFVFATPIASVMSRDPGVIAPTVAYMQIIGVSEPLVACWIILFGAMTGAGYTKWPMWVGIVALTLVRLPLAYYLTVNGGMGASGVWLAVAISSSLIGLMAIWKYHSGVWKLQKV; encoded by the coding sequence ATGTCCTCCCTGATAGACGAGAAAGAGCAACAGCTCTCCGTAGACGACGTTATCGTCTCGGGGTCTACCTGGGCGGCCATATGGCATATGAGCTGGCCAATGCTGGTGCAGATGCTGATTGTGGCAGCAGCAAGTTTTGTGGATGTCTGGATTGCCGGTAAGCTCGGCTCAGATACTCAGGCAGCTATAGGCATATGCAACCAGATATGGTTCTTGATGCTACTTATGACAGTGGCGCTATCTTCTGGCTGCATGGCCTTAATCAGCCGCTTCTGGGGAGCACGCGACTACCAATCAGCTGTTGAAGCCGGTCGTCACTCACTTATATTTGGCATTTTGTTTGGCATTGCCTCCACAGTGCTCGGTCTTGCTACGGCTAAACCGATACTGGCCATGTCTGGTGCCACGACAGCGGTACAAGAGCTGGGCTGGCAATTTCTCTCTGTGGATTTGCTCTCGCAATTGCCATTTACGATTGTCTGGACAGCGCACTCGATGTTTAGAGCAATAGGCAACTCTCGCGTGCCCATGCTCAACTGGGTAGCTATGGCCATCGTCATCATCAGTCTTGATTTTTTACTCTGTCTGGGTCCCCTGCATCTGGGTATCGCAGGCATAGGTTGGTCATGGCTGGGAGGTGGACTGGTAGGGACAGTGCTCAACCTGATACTACTCAGACAATCAGATTTGAGAGACTCTCTAGATTTGACACCAACTCTATTAGCCCTGCTCAAAGGTGACAAACAAGAAATCGAACGCACCAGAGACTGGGTTTATCGTATCCTCAAAATCGGCTTGCCCACTTGCTTCCAAGATCTCGCCTGGATTTTTGGCAACTTTGCACTCATTGCCATTTTTGCCAAAACAAAAAATCCCACTGACGTCATGGCCGCATGGACAATTGGTTTTAGGCTAGAAGAGATAATTTGCACCTTGCCTTTGCATGCCATAGGTTGCTCGGTTGGTACCATAATCGGACAAAACCTGGGTGCGCAAAAGCCTGAGCGAGCGGTTAAAACCGGCTGGCAAGCTACGATGATTGGATTGGCATTTGAAGTACCGACGGCAATAGCCATGTTTGTATTTGCTACTCCAATTGCCTCAGTGATGTCCAGAGATCCTGGAGTAATCGCACCAACAGTGGCGTACATGCAAATTATCGGGGTATCTGAGCCCCTGGTAGCATGCTGGATTATCCTCTTTGGCGCCATGACTGGAGCGGGCTACACCAAGTGGCCCATGTGGGTGGGTATAGTGGCACTTACTCTAGTGCGGTTGCCTCTAGCCTACTACCTCACCGTAAATGGTGGCATGGGAGCTTCCGGTGTCTGGCTAGCGGTAGCAATATCGTCATCACTGATAGGTCTGATGGCAATCTGGAAATATCATTCTGGAGTCTGGAAACTGCAAAAAGTTTGA
- a CDS encoding DNA repair protein RadC, translated as MCAYASTQLTLPTTPVVRTKRRKAGEKQLLTNLKYNLPVFKLMMVKEKSASNQANLIRSAKDAARLLSPLTYACEEHFVSLHLNAKHEVIGLHEVSHGTLSASLVHPREVFKAALVANSYAILVCHNHPSGARITASKEDLATTRTLIEAGKVLGVAVLDHIILGPQSQDLSCQGETFQPFSFREEHPELWHTSSDD; from the coding sequence ATGTGTGCCTATGCAAGCACCCAATTAACGCTGCCTACAACTCCTGTTGTCAGGACAAAACGTCGCAAAGCAGGAGAAAAACAACTTTTAACAAACCTCAAATACAATTTACCAGTCTTCAAATTGATGATGGTAAAAGAAAAATCGGCCAGCAATCAAGCCAATTTAATTCGCTCAGCCAAAGACGCGGCCAGACTTCTGAGCCCTCTCACCTATGCCTGCGAGGAGCATTTTGTCAGCCTCCACCTCAACGCCAAACATGAGGTCATTGGCCTCCACGAGGTCTCACATGGCACACTTTCTGCCTCTCTAGTGCATCCCAGAGAAGTATTCAAAGCAGCCCTGGTTGCCAACAGCTACGCCATCCTGGTCTGCCACAACCATCCATCCGGAGCACGCATCACAGCCTCAAAAGAAGACCTGGCCACCACACGCACCTTAATAGAGGCAGGCAAGGTCCTGGGTGTTGCCGTTTTAGATCACATTATTTTAGGACCACAGTCACAAGATTTATCCTGTCAGGGCGAGACTTTTCAGCCCTTTAGCTTTAGAGAAGAACACCCTGAGCTTTGGCACACAAGCTCAGACGATTGA
- the ispG gene encoding flavodoxin-dependent (E)-4-hydroxy-3-methylbut-2-enyl-diphosphate synthase, which produces MSHITRRKSHTVAVGDKFIGSDYPVLVQSMTNTPTEDPEATAHQVMELHQAGSEIVRITVNTREAALAVPQIVKIMAKSGVSVPLVGDFHYNGHLLLSEYEDCARLLAKYRINPGNVGRGDRHDDNFKQMVDAAVKWQKPVRIGVNWGSLDQDLLATMMDENSARPDPLDAHAVLIEAIVESAISSARLAQSYGLKKEQIILSAKVSEVKDLVTVYRKLAKACDYALHLGLTEAGMGMKGTVASTAALSILLFEGIGDTIRVSLTPQPGEPRIEEVLICQQILQSLDIRSFKPQVTACPGCGRTTSTVFQELARDIEKHLTAKRLIWQTEYPGVENMKVAVMGCIVNGPGESKHADIGISLPGTGEEPKAPVYVDGSYHSTLQGAKLAQDFISLVEKYVQDKFGVKK; this is translated from the coding sequence ATGTCCCATATAACCAGACGCAAATCACATACAGTCGCTGTCGGCGATAAGTTCATCGGCTCGGATTATCCAGTACTGGTCCAGTCAATGACCAATACACCCACCGAAGATCCAGAAGCAACAGCCCATCAGGTGATGGAACTGCACCAGGCTGGCTCTGAAATAGTCAGAATCACAGTCAACACAAGAGAAGCAGCACTGGCTGTGCCGCAAATAGTAAAAATCATGGCAAAGAGCGGCGTATCAGTGCCTCTCGTGGGTGACTTTCACTATAACGGTCATCTTTTACTTTCTGAATACGAAGACTGCGCCAGATTGCTAGCAAAATACCGTATCAACCCGGGTAATGTCGGTCGGGGCGATCGTCACGACGACAACTTTAAACAAATGGTGGATGCTGCTGTCAAATGGCAAAAACCAGTGCGCATCGGTGTCAACTGGGGCTCACTGGATCAAGATTTGCTGGCCACTATGATGGACGAAAATTCAGCCAGACCAGACCCACTGGATGCTCATGCAGTACTTATTGAGGCTATTGTAGAGAGCGCCATTTCTTCCGCTCGTCTGGCTCAGTCCTATGGTCTCAAAAAAGAGCAAATCATACTCAGCGCCAAAGTCTCCGAAGTCAAAGACCTGGTTACTGTTTATCGCAAACTAGCAAAAGCTTGTGATTACGCGCTCCATCTGGGACTGACAGAAGCGGGCATGGGCATGAAAGGGACTGTGGCATCGACAGCAGCGCTGTCTATTTTGCTCTTTGAAGGTATCGGCGATACCATCAGAGTCAGCCTGACACCACAACCCGGCGAGCCTCGTATCGAAGAAGTCCTGATTTGCCAGCAAATATTGCAATCACTCGACATCCGCTCATTCAAGCCACAAGTGACAGCCTGTCCAGGATGCGGACGCACCACTAGCACGGTTTTTCAGGAATTAGCCAGAGACATCGAAAAACATCTGACGGCAAAACGTCTTATCTGGCAAACAGAATACCCTGGTGTCGAAAACATGAAAGTAGCTGTAATGGGCTGCATCGTTAATGGACCAGGCGAATCTAAACATGCCGATATCGGTATCAGCCTGCCCGGTACAGGCGAAGAACCAAAGGCTCCAGTCTATGTGGACGGTAGTTACCATTCAACTTTGCAAGGCGCGAAGTTGGCTCAAGACTTTATCAGTCTTGTCGAAAAATATGTGCAGGATAAATTCGGAGTTAAAAAATGA
- a CDS encoding electron transfer flavoprotein subunit alpha/FixB family protein, with protein MSQGILVFVEERGGQLRKASLEALSEANRQIAAVGGSVTALLIGANVKALSSDVAKYNPAKVVVIENAVLGNYASETYTQALAEAVKAIAPKYVFAAYTAMAKDFVPRVAARLDAPCISDVMVFQNNGAELLPVRAMYSGKTYGTYEITAPLSFVTLRPNVFAVQEGSGAGAAVEDLSVNFSDAKAKVTEVHASEGNKIELSEASIVVCGGRGIKGPENWPVLQSLCDALGAALAASRAVVDAGWIDHQHQVGQTGKTVSPKLYIACGISGAIQHLAGMSSSKVIVAINKDPEAPIFKHATYGIVGDCLEVVPKLTDAVRKLHEHN; from the coding sequence ATGTCGCAAGGTATTTTGGTTTTTGTCGAGGAGCGCGGTGGACAACTGCGTAAAGCCTCTCTTGAAGCCCTGTCCGAAGCAAATCGTCAGATTGCTGCAGTTGGTGGCAGTGTCACTGCTTTGCTTATCGGTGCCAATGTCAAAGCATTGAGCAGTGATGTCGCTAAATACAATCCTGCAAAAGTTGTAGTTATCGAAAACGCTGTGCTCGGTAACTACGCATCAGAAACATACACTCAAGCTCTGGCTGAGGCAGTTAAAGCTATCGCTCCTAAGTATGTCTTTGCTGCTTATACCGCTATGGCTAAAGACTTTGTCCCCAGAGTTGCTGCCAGACTTGATGCTCCCTGCATCTCTGACGTTATGGTTTTCCAAAATAATGGCGCTGAGCTTTTGCCAGTCAGAGCTATGTATTCTGGTAAGACCTATGGTACTTACGAGATAACTGCCCCGCTCAGCTTTGTCACACTCAGACCAAATGTTTTTGCTGTGCAAGAAGGCTCTGGTGCAGGCGCTGCTGTTGAAGATCTGTCCGTAAACTTTAGCGATGCTAAAGCCAAAGTGACAGAAGTACACGCTAGCGAAGGTAATAAAATCGAGCTTAGCGAAGCCAGCATCGTTGTTTGTGGCGGACGTGGTATCAAGGGACCAGAAAACTGGCCTGTACTGCAATCACTCTGTGATGCTCTTGGTGCTGCTCTAGCCGCTTCTCGCGCTGTAGTTGATGCTGGGTGGATTGATCACCAGCATCAAGTTGGTCAGACCGGTAAGACTGTCAGTCCCAAGCTCTACATCGCCTGTGGTATCTCTGGAGCAATTCAGCATCTCGCTGGTATGTCATCATCCAAGGTGATTGTGGCTATCAACAAAGATCCTGAAGCCCCCATCTTTAAGCACGCCACTTACGGTATCGTTGGTGACTGTCTGGAAGTGGTGCCCAAGCTCACCGATGCCGTGCGCAAATTGCATGAGCACAACTAA
- a CDS encoding electron transfer flavoprotein subunit beta/FixA family protein, producing MKIAVCVKAVPDTEAKIAIAADKTNIDFNGIRFITSPYDEFAIEEALKLKEKLGGDTTVISMGGAECTDVLRDSLARGIDSAVHLTDADFANLDTLSTAKVLASAIKDGGYEIVFVGQQGVGGDNSQVPPMLAELLDYAQTTMVVKFESDGKTFKAEREIEGAHEIVEGNLPVVISAQKGLNEPRYPGIKGVMAARRKEIAVKDAAALGLKGKVGGSELKVKIKEMSLPPERPAGRKIEGDCDTQVKELINLLHSEAHVI from the coding sequence TTGAAGATTGCCGTTTGTGTAAAAGCCGTGCCAGACACGGAAGCTAAAATTGCCATCGCAGCCGATAAAACCAATATCGACTTCAATGGAATTAGATTTATTACCAGCCCCTATGACGAATTCGCCATAGAAGAGGCGCTTAAGCTCAAAGAAAAGCTTGGTGGCGACACCACTGTTATTTCGATGGGTGGCGCCGAGTGCACCGACGTCCTGCGTGACAGTCTGGCAAGAGGTATCGATAGTGCTGTGCATCTCACAGACGCTGATTTTGCCAACTTAGATACGCTCTCCACTGCCAAAGTCCTGGCTAGCGCCATCAAAGATGGTGGCTATGAAATAGTTTTTGTCGGACAACAAGGTGTGGGCGGCGACAATTCGCAAGTCCCTCCTATGCTGGCTGAATTGCTTGATTATGCTCAAACAACGATGGTTGTCAAATTTGAATCAGATGGCAAGACTTTTAAAGCTGAGCGCGAAATAGAAGGCGCTCATGAAATCGTGGAAGGCAATTTGCCCGTTGTAATCAGCGCGCAAAAAGGTCTCAACGAGCCCCGCTATCCCGGTATCAAAGGTGTCATGGCTGCTCGTCGTAAAGAGATTGCTGTTAAAGATGCTGCCGCTCTTGGCCTCAAGGGCAAAGTCGGTGGTAGCGAGCTTAAGGTCAAGATTAAAGAGATGTCCCTGCCTCCTGAGCGTCCAGCTGGTCGCAAAATCGAAGGCGATTGTGACACTCAAGTAAAAGAGTTGATCAATCTGCTCCACAGCGAAGCGCATGTCATCTAA
- a CDS encoding TIGR00730 family Rossman fold protein: protein MDESRYVLDEMSVKDTWRIFRMMAELVEGFDELSKIGPAVSIFGTARCKPTDPVYLQAETIARKISQKGFAVITGGGPGVMEAGNKGALAAGGVSVGLNIILPRETGPNPYQTKSLDFRYFFVRKMMFVKYAVAFVILPGGFGSLDELFETLTLIQTKKIKRFPVFLVDSKFWSPMLEWLKAEVVTRGFLTVEELELLRVIDDPDELVDQIVWCENEKCYLTPEGLLGRDKSKAKVEETVEKLDNLPPAEI from the coding sequence ATGGACGAGTCTAGGTATGTACTGGACGAGATGAGTGTCAAAGATACCTGGCGTATCTTTAGAATGATGGCTGAGCTTGTGGAAGGCTTTGACGAACTGTCCAAGATTGGTCCAGCTGTTTCTATTTTTGGTACAGCTCGCTGCAAGCCAACCGATCCTGTTTATCTACAAGCCGAGACTATCGCTCGCAAAATCAGCCAAAAGGGGTTTGCTGTCATTACCGGTGGTGGACCTGGTGTCATGGAAGCGGGCAATAAAGGCGCGCTGGCTGCTGGTGGGGTCTCAGTTGGACTCAATATAATCTTGCCGCGTGAGACAGGACCTAATCCTTATCAAACCAAGTCTCTTGATTTCAGATACTTTTTTGTACGCAAGATGATGTTTGTCAAATACGCTGTCGCCTTTGTCATCTTGCCAGGGGGGTTTGGCAGTCTTGATGAGCTATTTGAAACTCTCACCTTAATTCAAACGAAGAAAATTAAACGCTTTCCAGTCTTTCTCGTGGATTCCAAGTTTTGGTCTCCTATGCTTGAATGGCTCAAGGCTGAGGTTGTCACAAGAGGCTTTTTGACAGTAGAAGAACTCGAGCTTTTGCGTGTCATTGATGACCCCGATGAGCTTGTAGACCAGATTGTCTGGTGTGAAAACGAAAAGTGTTATCTCACCCCAGAAGGGCTTTTGGGCCGTGACAAGTCAAAAGCCAAGGTGGAAGAGACTGTTGAAAAGTTGGACAACCTGCCGCCTGCCGAAATCTAG
- a CDS encoding response regulator transcription factor, translating to MSDKIKIMIVDDDETIIDTLSFNLKRGGFEVVPFNSGLVAISKFTEVLPDLVMLDWMMPDMKGPDLCGLIREQSADVPIIMLTGRSTPSDVAFGLASGADDYLVKPFSMVELMARIDALLRRALKDKAQKVKNRIELGPLLLDDDARRVTYHGRNIELSPREFKLLKVLMQNVGKAMTTDTLLDKVWGVGYEGDVKTVAVHVRWLRQKLEEDAKNPKLLETVHRSGYRLNMPTAAEQ from the coding sequence ATGAGCGACAAAATCAAAATTATGATTGTGGACGACGATGAGACTATCATCGACACACTCTCCTTTAACCTTAAAAGAGGCGGCTTTGAAGTTGTGCCTTTTAATAGTGGACTGGTGGCTATCTCTAAGTTTACTGAGGTTTTGCCTGATCTAGTTATGCTTGACTGGATGATGCCTGACATGAAAGGTCCAGATTTGTGTGGACTGATTCGCGAACAATCAGCAGATGTGCCAATTATTATGTTGACTGGTCGCTCCACACCAAGTGATGTTGCCTTTGGTCTTGCCAGTGGTGCCGATGACTATCTGGTCAAGCCATTTAGCATGGTGGAGTTAATGGCGCGCATTGATGCTCTTTTGCGCCGTGCTCTCAAAGACAAAGCGCAAAAGGTCAAAAACCGTATTGAGCTTGGTCCGCTACTTCTCGACGATGACGCCAGGCGTGTCACATATCATGGTCGCAATATTGAGCTTTCACCGCGCGAATTTAAACTTCTCAAAGTGCTCATGCAAAACGTGGGTAAAGCAATGACTACTGACACCTTGCTCGATAAAGTATGGGGCGTTGGCTATGAGGGTGATGTTAAAACTGTGGCTGTGCATGTGCGCTGGCTCAGACAAAAGCTAGAAGAAGACGCCAAGAATCCAAAACTGCTGGAGACTGTGCATCGTTCGGGCTACCGGCTTAATATGCCGACAGCTGCCGAGCAATAA
- a CDS encoding ATP-binding protein: MVPDVSNKASTPGQSGGSEDTWIAEVSHELRLPLANIKLLVETLLDGALEEPETARRMLTRTSEEVTRLQNLVSDLLSHEKVSINRAEAGRASVSALSAINQALETASPLALAKGVAIKVETTPDVVYFADADQMHQVLVNLLENAIKFTSEGGTVTVRASRDPLVLEVEDTGIGINEAEIPKIFQRFYRVDRSKTRGSTGLGLTIVKHIVELHGAKISVTSKEGQGSRFTILFPSL, from the coding sequence ATGGTGCCAGACGTCAGTAATAAAGCTTCTACTCCAGGCCAGTCCGGCGGGAGTGAAGATACCTGGATTGCCGAAGTCTCTCATGAGCTGCGCCTGCCCCTTGCTAATATTAAACTCCTGGTAGAGACTCTCCTTGATGGCGCTCTGGAAGAGCCAGAAACCGCCAGGCGCATGCTCACTCGCACAAGCGAGGAAGTAACCCGTTTGCAAAATTTAGTCTCCGACCTGCTCTCTCACGAAAAGGTAAGTATCAACCGTGCTGAAGCTGGTCGGGCCAGTGTGTCGGCTCTGTCCGCTATCAATCAGGCTCTTGAGACTGCCAGCCCGCTGGCTCTAGCTAAAGGAGTGGCGATAAAAGTCGAGACCACGCCCGATGTTGTGTATTTTGCCGATGCTGATCAGATGCATCAGGTCCTGGTCAACTTGCTAGAAAACGCCATCAAGTTTACCTCTGAAGGCGGTACTGTCACTGTCCGAGCCAGTCGAGATCCGCTTGTGCTGGAGGTCGAGGACACTGGTATCGGTATAAACGAGGCTGAGATTCCCAAAATTTTTCAACGCTTTTACCGAGTAGATAGAAGCAAAACTAGAGGATCTACTGGACTTGGACTGACCATTGTTAAACATATTGTTGAACTGCACGGTGCTAAGATCTCAGTCACATCAAAAGAGGGTCAAGGCTCTCGCTTTACTATTTTATTCCCCTCTTTGTAA
- a CDS encoding 2,3-bisphosphoglycerate-independent phosphoglycerate mutase: protein MGPVVLAILDGWGITEETLGNAILATSTPNYDLLKSKFHMSRLQASGEHVGLPKGLMGNSEVGHLTIGAGRIVIQKLTLISNTIADGTFFKNPVLVEAIEHVRKTGGTLHIMGLVSDGCVHSSPDHLDGLIELARINQIDKLVVHPILDGRDTPPRSAKRFMRELEEKLAAAGGKVGVVCGRYYAMDRDQRWERVERYYNALTIGQGESADSAVEAVEKSYAMEIGDEFVTPVIINKIPVQTGDSVICFNFRPDRVRQISRALTQAEFDGFVRAVTPDIYYACMTEYDTSLNLPVAFNPEVLPAQDLHMTLPEALSCHHVGQYHTAETEKYAHITYFLNGGREAPVEGEVRQLIPSLKIATYDLAPSMQTPKVCDLTCEAIKSGKYPFIVLNFANPDMVGHTGMMEAAVSAVQSVDYAFGQLLGAIEESKGTLFVTADHGNIEQLIDYKTGEPHTAHTTNPVPLIVASFQTPQYDPLKLVGTGGNSTLRDGSLADVAPTILAAMGYDKPKEMTGKCLISG, encoded by the coding sequence ATGGGACCGGTCGTACTGGCAATATTAGATGGTTGGGGAATAACGGAAGAAACACTGGGAAATGCCATTCTGGCTACTTCCACGCCAAATTATGACTTGCTCAAAAGTAAATTTCACATGAGTCGGCTGCAAGCCTCCGGCGAGCATGTGGGGCTACCCAAAGGTCTGATGGGCAATTCAGAGGTAGGGCACTTGACCATTGGAGCGGGTCGAATTGTGATTCAAAAGCTTACCCTTATATCTAATACGATTGCCGACGGTACTTTTTTTAAAAACCCGGTATTGGTAGAGGCAATCGAGCATGTGCGCAAGACCGGCGGCACATTGCATATCATGGGTCTCGTCAGCGACGGCTGCGTGCACTCCAGCCCGGATCATCTTGACGGCCTGATAGAACTCGCCCGCATCAATCAGATAGACAAGCTTGTCGTCCACCCAATCCTTGATGGCCGCGATACGCCGCCGCGCTCCGCCAAAAGATTTATGCGAGAGCTGGAAGAAAAACTAGCAGCGGCAGGTGGCAAAGTAGGCGTGGTCTGCGGCAGATACTACGCAATGGACCGCGATCAACGTTGGGAGAGAGTAGAGCGTTATTACAACGCTCTCACAATTGGCCAGGGCGAAAGTGCCGACAGTGCAGTAGAAGCTGTCGAAAAAAGCTACGCAATGGAAATTGGTGACGAATTTGTCACTCCAGTAATCATCAATAAAATCCCAGTCCAAACTGGCGACAGTGTCATTTGCTTTAACTTCCGCCCGGATAGAGTGCGTCAAATCAGCAGGGCACTAACGCAAGCTGAATTTGATGGTTTTGTCAGAGCAGTTACACCAGACATCTACTATGCCTGCATGACCGAATACGACACATCGCTTAACTTGCCGGTGGCGTTTAATCCAGAAGTCCTGCCCGCCCAAGATCTACATATGACATTACCCGAAGCACTGAGTTGCCACCATGTCGGGCAATACCATACTGCCGAAACCGAAAAATACGCGCACATTACTTATTTTTTGAATGGTGGCAGAGAGGCTCCCGTGGAAGGAGAAGTCAGGCAGCTTATCCCATCGCTCAAAATCGCCACCTATGATCTGGCACCAAGTATGCAAACGCCAAAAGTTTGCGATCTCACTTGTGAAGCAATCAAGTCGGGCAAGTATCCATTTATAGTGCTCAATTTTGCCAATCCTGACATGGTCGGTCATACAGGCATGATGGAAGCTGCAGTATCGGCTGTACAGTCAGTGGATTATGCCTTTGGTCAATTGCTTGGTGCAATCGAAGAATCTAAAGGCACTCTTTTTGTAACGGCAGATCACGGCAATATCGAACAATTAATAGACTATAAGACTGGCGAACCCCACACCGCTCATACAACTAACCCGGTACCGCTGATAGTGGCGAGTTTTCAGACGCCTCAATACGACCCTCTTAAATTGGTGGGAACAGGCGGCAACAGTACATTGAGAGACGGCAGTCTGGCTGATGTAGCACCAACTATTTTGGCGGCTATGGGGTATGACAAGCCAAAAGAAATGACAGGGAAGTGCTTGATAAGTGGTTAG